tccacctaaatccattacgcaagctcgcagcatgtcttctaacgtctgaatcgttcgttcactctgtccatcagttTGCGGATGAAAAGTTGTACCTAGGTTCAACTGAGAAccgaatgcttcttgaaaggactgccaaatccttgacacaaatcttccatctctatcagagatgattgagagaggtactccatgtcgtgcaacgatctctctcatgtatatctcagctagtTTACTCGTGTTGTCCTTTTCCCTGATTggcaagaagtgcgcagatttcgttaaacggtctactattacccaaattgtatcgtGGCCTTTGGGTGTCCTTGGTAATTTcattatgaaatccattgaaatatgttcccatttccatttgggaatctcaggttgctgtagaagacctgaaggcttttggtatttgacttttaccttggcgcacgttaaacatttgctgacatatactgcaacatcgcctttcatccttggccaccaataaaaatccttaagatcttggtacatcttatccgcaccgggatgaatcgagtaccgcgacttgtgagcttcatcgaaaataacctttctcaatccaccaaacagaggaacccaaattcatTTCATGAAGTATAAAGTTCCTTCCTcttttggtaccaactgcttctccatcccacggagatactcgtcctcaatattcctttctttgagagcttctctctgcgcggcacgaatgcgcaatgagaggtctgtctggacaatcatttccaaagccctaactcttatgggcttgatcctttctttccgacttagggcatcggcgaccacattcgtcttccctggatgatacttgatctcgcaatcatagtcgttcaacagCTCTACCCAGCATCTTtatctcatgttaagctccttctggtcaaatatgtgttgcaggctcttatgatcagtgaagattgtacatcgcgtaccatacaaataatgtcgccagatcttcaacgcaaataccaccgcgcctaattccaagtcatgtgtggtataattttttctcgtggacctttaactggcgagaagcatatgctataactttctgtcgctgcatcaacacgcatcctaaaccttgacgcgaggcatcacaatatGCTACGAAACCGTCAGTACCTTtgggtagcgataagatcggtgcgtcacaaagcttgttcttcaacaactgaaacgcttcttcttgtttgtctccccaatcaaacttcttgtctttctgggtaagggaggtcaaaggttgagcgatttttgagaaatcctcaatgaaccttcgataataaccagccaaacctaagaatggtcaaatctcggttggcgtctttggagtttcccagTTCTTTATAGCTTTGATCTTTGTGCGATCCatatggattccatttccattaacaacatgtccaagaaattggacttcgcgtaaccagaactcgcatttcgagaacttggcatacagtttctcctttttaagtagctccaaaatggctcttaaatgttgttcgtgctcatccttcgtcttcgagtagatcaagatgtcatcgatgaacacaatcacgaacttgtcgaggtacggcttacaaactctgttcattaaatccataaaacGGCTGGCacgtttgtcaacccaaatgaCATAACCAGGAACTCATAATATctatatcgagttctaaaagcagtcttgggaatagtttcctcttgaattctcaactgatgatatcctgatcgcaaatcgatctttgagtagaaacttgaaccttgcagctgatcaaataggtcgtcaattctcggcagaggatatctattcttgattgtcaacttgttcagttcccggtaatcgatacacatgcggaaactaccatccttcttcttaacaaacaaaactggagctccctaaggtgagaagcttggtctgatgaatcctttgtctaacaactcctgaagttgcgtcgacaactcctgcatcttcgaaggcgcaagtcggtagggtgccttagccacaggcgctgcacctggaactaagtcaatgtggaactcgacttgtctttgcggcggtaatcctggcaagtcttctagaaagacttcaggatattcttttacGACCGGAATGTCTTCGATCCttggctcagcagcttctttatccacgatgtgtgccaagaaggcgacacatcccttctgtaaacactttctagctttcaAGCAAGTGATGACTCTCAGAGGCGTACTGCGCTTTTCTCCATGGACCacgatcgtctctccatcttctattgggatgcggatggtcttttcgtgacaaacaatctcggctttgttgcttgacaaccaatctatccctaccaccacgtcgaaacttcccaactcgactggtagtagatccaaagtgaactcgcgttctcccaacTCAATTACGCATCCTCGGACAACTTCATTCGCTTCAagtagctttccattagccagttcaattgagtacggaatatctaacttactaacGGTTAAcacaagcatattcttaaattctaacgatacgaaactataatcggcaccagtatcaaacagaacagatgcaaagcgtggtttatagggaacgtaccagtgacaacgtttggatcctggcgcgcttcccttgctccgATGTTGAATACCCTCCCACGGGCTTGATTCAGTTTTGGGCATtcctcttaaagtgcccaacatctccacaattgaagcatccCGGTCCCTGACCattaccatttccatttccaccttgagtgttgttttggttgcgatttccacTCCCAGCTTGGTTCGCAAAATtcccacggtttccatttccgccatttcctccttgttggcggtttccattaccattcccataacctcgattaccaccacgcccggcaccagttccggcccaacacgtatccttcaTGTGGCCGTTCTTTCCACATGACTCGCATTTCCTCAATCTGCACtggccagaatgatggcgctggcacgtatcacacttgggcagagtgcccatgtaacccTTTCCTTTGTTTTCGACACCGGTTGTGGCTCTAGCCGTGTGCTCGACTCACCCTTCTTGTTCACATTGctggtaccttgcttgaagttggaaaacTTCCGTTTGTTTTCActagacgactccacatgagtctctttcttcttcggttCAGACACTAaaaacttgttcaatctaatAGCTTTCTCAGTAAGTGCCACACTGAGATCGATGGCTTCCATGATTGTTGTAGGCTTGGATGTGGTAACCATGCTCATgatctggggtgccaatccccagataaagcgctcaacACGTTTAAATTCGAGCATAACCATGTACGGTactacatgggacaaatcgtgAAACCTTTAAACATATTCTGCAATCTTAACCTTCCATCCTTAGGTGCCAAAACTCAGTCTCTAGCTTCTGTATTTCAGCACACGAACAATACTTCctcctcatgagctccttcagctcattccatgataaCGCATAAGCTACCGCTTCTCCTaaagtttgcacttgcagattccaccacgatagggcaccatccagaaacagccctgagatgtaggtcacttgttgctcgggagcacacttgctcatccttaggacagagtctgtcttttcagcccacctgacaaatgcaacagcacctccagtgccgttgAAATTCACGGGCTTACAGTCGAGGAATTGCTGGTAGGTACACCCTGCACATACATcagaatttacaaatggtattagcggacatgctagaaatatccaaatgtatcgtaatATATCTCAagcgacttaacattaccattgggtggattgttattgccgttatTGTGCGAGATATTTCCGCTTGTTTCTGCATGGGAGGCCGCATACTAGGCTATAGCCGCGGCGATTATCCCTTGGAGTTCCGCATCAGTAGTGGGCATGCGCGCGTTtcgtcgtggaggcatcttctaaaagatgatcaTGTTGGTTAGGTCATAGAAGTAAATAGTATGCGTACGTAATAACATTTATCAATCACATGACATCACATGTTATAACATAAAGTAAATAACTCAACAAAGCATGTAGTGAGAACGTTTCCATTGAGCTTTCATAAATCACGACCACAATATTGTTTTACATGTTTAATAGTACATCATACATCCAATGATATCATAGGGTCACATCACCCTCAAAATACAAGTCAAACTACACCTATCATATATAAAAAGAGTGATCTCTCCAAAAAGTCTTCGTATGCTGGCTCAATCGCGACTTTCTCCCCAAAATGATCTACCTGCATCAAACCAAAAATatctatgctgatggcggaggaggaggaggaggaggaggaaaatgagagaAAAGCAAGCGGTGCATGTGCATCCAGTCCTCCTCAAGTGCACGACAGACGCGCAGCAAATAGgcaatctgctgctcagatgtAAGGAAACGAACATCCGAATCAGGGGAAAGCGGACGGGGAGTGTGTGGTGCTGCAAAGGGGGTCTGACAGTGACAAGGAGGACGTGGAGCTCTCTCTAACTCCTGCATACGACGACCCAGTGCGTCCTGCTGTAGTTGCAGCGACGCAAGTATATCCTCTGTATTGTATCCCACATGAAATGGGTGGTACGAGTCAGATAATTGCATAACATAGGGCGTAGTCCACAAAAACGGCTCGCCCGAAGGTGCAGCAGGTGGTGCAACATGAGGAAACTGTGACAGGGGAACGGAAGAGACGATGACATAGGAGGAATGAAAGCAAGTGGCTGCCTCgatgaaccctccccaggacgaggtggcggtatgtcctggaggAATGTGATGGGAAGATCAGTGCGATGGACGTCAGAGGTGTGTGGGTGGAACAATGGAATCTCAGTAGGTGTAGAAACAGGTGCCACGAGAGGAGTGACGGGTAGCACAAACGGTGGGTAATCGTCATCATCCTCGatccacccgttacgggtgtcAGCATAACGAGGATCGATGTGAGCAGCGGAAGGTGCACGGTCAACCAATACCGGCACGGGATCAGGTAAAGGTGCATCAGCAATAGGATCATCCACCACTGGTGGTGCAACAATGGGAAGGTCAAAAATGGGTGGTGCAAGGGCTGGTGCATCATCAAGAACAGGGTCGGGCTCTCGTGCAGGATCAGGAGCAACAACAGGCCCTGGGGCCATGACAGGCTCAGGGTCAGCAAGGTCCATATCAAAGTCGGCAGGGATGTCAAACAACGGATCAATAGAAGCCGTTGGCGCCTCTAAGGACTGGTCCATATGAATAAACTCGATCTCATGATCAGGATCGAAATCAGGAGGAAAAACTGGATCAAAATCGTCATCGACCTCATGGTCAAACTCAAACTCGTGTGACGGACCAGGTGCCGCTGACATCGCTACGTCAGGGTCAGCGTCAGGAGAGGGATGCTGCACACCCTGGTCGTGCAAGgatgcggatgccacagactccaaCGAGTCTGGGATAGGTGAACCAAGAGGAGCCTCTTCTACAGGGGCCTCAGCAATAGGAAGGATAGCATCAACATCAATCggggccccgccctcatagtCGTCCTTAGGGGGACCCTCCTCGAATAGATCAATGTCGTCATCGGACACAACATCGAGTGGCACATCCGCCACGGGGAAAGCAGCAAGTGGAACGGGAGCAGGGATCACCACAAGAGGTAGATCCCCAGCAGGAATGCCATCAGCAGGCTTTATCTCAACTCCGATGTCTGGCCGAGCGAACGGCTGAAAAACGTCGTCATCTGTACTCGTGGTATCTGACGTATACACGTCTCCCTCTGATGGTATCTCATCGTCTGACACAGCCGCCATGGGGTCCACTGTGTCTGATACTCCTGTGACGGAAGAAGaaaccatggtgtctgtaacacaaccacacatatgcacatatatcaatataaaatcaaataaacatgtaagtcacaataaagcaaacaagtaattctcctagtctctctagactaccctcccagcctttcagactgaacttcctagcctctcagactaactccctggtctctaagaccaacctcccagtctctaagactaaacctccccaatctctaagattgaacccctcagtctctaagactgaacctccctcagcctctaagactgaacctcccagctctaaggctgaacctccccagcctctaaggctgaacctccccagcctctaaggctgaaccatagattttggaaagaaaaaaaaagtttatttgtgcctttttgtatgtaaaaatattttgtatcctggatctggacgtttagcgtatgcaatgtaaaaatgttttcgtgagagccctagtgatcatagtctagactcgagaaagaatcctagttcgctatgatcgaggctctgataccaagctgtcacaccctggcttttgcagAAGCGTGGATTTATTTTgctgtgacttcttaataccatagcacaatCATATCAACGCTATATGAAATTAAAAcgcatgatgatcatccattccTTAAGTTTTAAAAGgtaccacaacatcattgtttaaaatgtcgacacataaaacaaaatacaaccatgacataattaaaaacgtgttcacatgacacaacaaaaggtttttataaaaacacggtttaagacttgtaaTCCGTCCAGGAAGGgtcacacctcctaaacctggatgacatcattattgcCTACGCAGCTTGACAAGATTGCACACTTCGctagatccactaatttcctgaaatacatgtagtttgaaaaatcaacaaaagttgagcgagttcttgtaaaagtgagtatgtataaacctttaaagtatgaataaaagtccctggtaggtagcaataaggaaaaagagatcaccaatgggttgcaaatccactggtatgtgtgaaaaggtgcaggaaaactcaaacctagaaAATTTGTTTCCGAGCTTCAgcggtaagacacagtcacctctatgggccaccccggcctcacgggtgcgggctcgctacacccaaatagatctatcactcttgtatccctcggtcctaacaacgaggattaatggccttaagtgttgtaccaaccactcacatgatctaagtagtaaaccctccttaagctaaccataccatgtgtaaaagtgtctgtaataattgtaacatatattccacccccgaagtataaaactgaaaacagtaagagaaaagggggacatgaactcacagaagtgcgtctcctAAAATAGTCGTCAATCCAAACTCGGTCTGCTACGCGACGActtacacgtactaatgcctattagacgaatgggtcgtgccttggcttagggtttagtgttttgagttgcgttactttgatattatatcAAGTTTGgctacttgttaaaataatattaattattttaacttaactttgttttttttggaaaatagttaggcaactatttcgtatccacacttcttaaatattttatatgtgtatttccttcccaaggatgggggtatttatacatgtacatttgtaattccgaaaaatatattttaagtcccacttagaaaaatatatttaaattacttgtctaaaacatcttaatttaaaatatatatatttttcccaaaaatattatattttacttcataaattTTCCAAATAATATATTACCAAAAATATACGTGTAAAAGTATTTTTCCGAAATATTACATAAGTGACGTTTTAGCGTTTCGTATTGCAACAATActtgcgtaacttaaatatttattttgtaagggttttggtattattttgggagtcATAATTTTATGGTATacatgagttatattatttcatcctaaaaataatataactagttcacaaaataaacaaacaatcaaacaagcattttagtataaaatatatattctacatatatatttatcaaattttattaacgaaaatcaacctccgacacttggtattttttgaataaaaatcatggagaagtttattttgaaaaccaagttaaaaatatatttgtaacacttgttagaaaaatattttctaagtgttgaaactttagaaaaatttcgccagagtttcctttgtaaatagaggcgtccatgcttactagcatatcattttgttttcaaaaaatcattcaatcaattctCAATCATCAACATGCAATATTTAACTTATACTTACCGAACTTGTCAAGAACAAGCACaactataaactcatgaacttgaatatctatgaaaacatgtagtaacttattagcacacttagtaagtcttgttaccttccaaaatgtgattatttctttaaaaacttttttttaaagagtttgaatattcacaacttctagtcatattttctaaaaatgtttctttgtgaaattttcttattacacaagtgtttctacacttgtttactcaccaaaaatatgattagtttatgtaagatccaagttttatcaaaactcatacttttcacttggttctttcgaaaaaccactcatggatctttagatctacaagattataacctactttggtctttatttttcaagaaaacatatatttattcaagttcatagtttatgtgtggatgtttccatcatcctacacatctctaactttcacatcttgctagttcatgtttttaatcatgatctagcaagtccataagatgatccatatcatttttactagcaaacaacaaacaacaagcataacaacacaagaataacatgatttcttcatcattttaacactacttcatcacaaagttagtaaatgttcaagactttgtttatggttctttagagttcttatcaTATCATCATTCttttactattaaccatcaaaaatataaagaggatgaagatctaagacacttaccactagcacaagggtaggggagttcaagagtataaaagtggtggataaaagaaaatgagagaagtccttgagcttccgaacacaccaagcttgctTGTATGGTCTCTAGCACCTTTGGATGTCCTTAGATTGGAAGATGCAGCTTGAATTatggtgatggtgggtgtggTGGTTCTCGGACGAACACACAAGAGAAGGGAAAAGTGTTTGTGAATTGAAAGTGTGTTGTGAAGTGAGAGGTTGATGGACTATGAGTTTAAATAAAAATCCTCCAACACATGTTTACACATTGGTTAAGATGTTCCCATAGTACCTAGCATATATAATAAACAATGAAGGAAAATCAAGGGTGGGTCTCCACCCTTGTAACCGGTTTCGAGGGgtggggggtatagggttgggtttcaatggATGGTTACTAATCTAGTTAGGATTCAATGATATAGTTAGTGTGTTATGGTGTGTTATCAAATATATaatgtgttagggtgttcggggaccctaactagctcagaaaaataaaaacaatgtgtttgacaatatttttgtgttccgggtaatgtccggttgttcggttgggtgttgtccactaaagtgctaaattaatccataaggtgtcttttatattacttttagtgacacatttaattcccaacactttggaaagtatctaggactattttgtcaagtttttgcatattactagcataattaaatgctgaattttgttcaaaagtgcagaattctgcatttaaagtgtgttttaggcacttcccgacactataactatcacctagtgacgcaattTTATGgttctcacttccctacactccctactagtgtaatACTCTATCTCtagctcatactggcctcaaaaacattgtctgtctaggtgctggcattgtcagcatgtttctgggttatccgttctGTGTGCTAACtatgcatcaagtttgtcactaatgtttgtatgaaataaatgaaatgtgatgcatatgtatgtatgtaacagaaaacagaaagcagtttaatcacagttgtaatcaagcacaatcattaaacacaaattaaatattaattaagtgtacggatacctgtaattgtgagggttgtcacagagaGTTGGGTCATGAgggtaggatctaacatcctaggataggtttggaatagaaggttatacctcctgcctaagcggctgcgagtgctgccgtaacttgttcattgataagagccgtcaactgggcttgagttaggttcacgcgtccactcatgatcttcacatcaaTGGAAACATGGGTGAGAGAGGTTCATGAGAGTGCGATGAtggaagagagtaagcacacatgtgttttcaggcAGTAGTTGTTACATTTATCTAAGCATACTATAAGCAACCTACTATGTAATTAAAAAGTAagcaatataaacataaatcatatcacctatagtgttgagccttgcacgtggagcgaagcgtcattaTGGATCGTtaagcactgtacaggttatagtctggttttaccaaaaagcttttcccttttttttaaaaccaagttcactataaccaatggctctgataccaatctgtcacacccccaaaatccacatgcggagtatcaccgcttggaggcatgacatgaccaggatcaagccaccaatcatattgaacatagcatgtaATTAAATATAAAcccaacacaatataattggcGTCCAAACAAAAcgtagtttaagttgtaagcggaagcataatgtttaaaaccataGTATAAGTTCAACAGTATGATATAACATGGCATAAGattatccatgtcccacaacgtccacgcctcctagtgcaagctccaaaagtgcctaacgacctgcaaggcatataacaaaaagtcaacaacaaagttgagcgagttcacaggaggTGTTTGTTTAAAAGTAGTTTCTCAAGAACTAAGAGTTTGCTTTCAACAGTAGGTTAAATCAACTTTCCTTATTTTCCAATCCATAACaggtgggggctaccccgtgttgtaaaccactagactagatgtatctataggtgtccttcccaatccgaagGCATAAGTACGTATTGAATACGTAGGTTTTGCGCAGGTGCCTTCCCAATCCAAGGATAGAGGTACGTATGAGAATACGTAGGTTTTGCGcaggcgtccttcccaatccgaggacggaggtatgtagcgagtacgtaggttttgcgctggcgtccttcccaatccgaggatgGTGGTAGGTAGTCTAATAGTGGTGAAAGTACAAGTTTTGTCTtagttattcaatcccattcccaacccatcgggaatcccatgccttaggagtgtgaactcaccttggtttgctcggcagatacacgaaaaggttattTGTGctataagtggtcaaccacgtcctaacagggttaccatacaagtcaggtctaggttcaagtaatgcacataaTTTTACACATAGGCTAGCAAGTTACGACACATAATAATCATGGCATCCACATAGCATCATGGCAGTTCAACAGTACATACGAGTTTAACAGTAACATCACGTAAACAAACAAAGCCCAAGTATGtggcccaaatggttgggcttgTAACAGTATGTAAGTCCAAATAGATTGTGTGAttaaatggtctcgagtcgagactagagatctcgagtcaagACAGTGTGGTCTCGGGTTGTAGtcttggtgttctcgagtcgcaactaagggTCTCGGGTCATGCATTTATCACTCGAGAcctggtggtctcgagtcaggtcttgagtcgcaacaagacccgcaaccatggtctcgagtctgGTTGTTTGTGTGctggtgtggtctcgagtcgagacagtgaggTCTCTACTCGCAATCCCAAGCCGAGACTAATTGTGTAACAACCTTCCAAATTTCCAGTCCATTACTTCCGTAACATTTGCTAAAGGTTTTGGCAGTTTCAACTTAGATCAAGTCAACAATTATTCAGCAATCAAGCATATTCATATTACCTTAATCATCACCAATTCAAGATCAACGATTTAATCATAACAGCCGATTACATCCATTAGGTTCTAGATctaaatcatacaatccgattCATAAGAACATCATCACATAAATCCTAATTCAAAACCAAAAACTAATCTCATGATCATCATGTAGGTTCAGATCAATCATTCAGAGACAACAATTGAACATACATCATTTAATCATATATTCATAGTTTATCACAACATCATCATGCATAACATCAAGTATCATGTATTAAGCAAACTAACTGTGATGGAACACTAACCGAGATGTAGAATGAATAGGTTTGATCGATTCAAGGGCTTCGAATGAAGGGAGGGCTGTCGTCGAGTTGTAGGGAGGGGGGAGATAgttttagggttttgtgtgttttgtGATATGAGAAGATTATGAGAAAAACCAATACACCCTCTAGTGTATGCGCATGAGAggaatgggccgaacccatcttGGGTTGCCatccttggtctcgagtcgagtaTGGTGGAGTTGCGAGTGGGGTTGGGCCGAAAGAGAGAGAGGTGTACGATTAAGAATGTGCGGCCCGAACACTTATTGCCTGACTGGGCTTGTATTGTGTAACCAAGGACTAACAATCACGTAACACATATCATAACATTGTCGTAACATTTATTGAAATCAAACATATCAGTCAATCAAGTAGCGTTCATACACGTTGCATTAAAGCCAAACAAGTTACATCAAAGCACAAAGAAAGGTTCtgaaatacgggttgtcacatcatccccaagtggAAAAAAATTTCGTCCTAAAATTTagcacgtactcactgaggaagctagttatgctgagtggttttcctggggtgtcacagtttgcaatttcttaccacccctatctttgttgataatgagacagctataaacataacaaaaaatcatgttcatcacgctaaaaccaaaCACATTGAAATTCGTCATCGCTTCATTCGAGACTGTTTCGaaaagaagttgatacgaatagaAAAAATCCACACCGATGAGCAAAAAGCTGActtacataccaaagcatttgacaaaactCGTTTTCAACATATATTGAAACTTAACGGTATGAAGTTATTATCGGTTACGGATgggattattggcgttgatgaggataccactgttgatgatgttgaaaagaaatctgcaatggtttgtcgattttttag
The Helianthus annuus cultivar XRQ/B chromosome 6, HanXRQr2.0-SUNRISE, whole genome shotgun sequence genome window above contains:
- the LOC110888061 gene encoding calphotin-like; amino-acid sequence: MVSSSVTGVSDTVDPMAAVSDDEIPSEGDVYTSDTTSTDDDVFQPFARPDIGVEIKPADGIPAGDLPLVVIPAPVPLAAFPVADVPLDVVSDDDIDLFEEGPPKDDYEGGAPIDVDAILPIAEAPVEEAPLGSPIPDSLESVASASLHDQGVQHPSPDADPDVAMSAAPGPSHEFEFDHEVDDDFDPVFPPDFDPDHEIEFIHMDQSLEAPTASIDPLFDIPADFDMDLADPEPVMAPGPVVAPDPAREPDPVLDDAPALAPPIFDLPIVAPPVVDDPIADAPLPDPVPVLVDRAPSAAHIDPRYADTRNGWIEDDDDYPPFVLPVTPLVAPVSTPTEIPLFHPHTSDVHRTDLPITFLQDIPPPRPGEGSSRQPLAFIPPMSSSLPFPCHSFLMLHHLLHLRASRFCGLRPMLCNYLTRTTHFMWDTIQRIYLRRCNYSRTHWVVVCRS